CGGACTCACCGCGAACTGCTTCTTGAGCTCGAGCGTGTCGATGAAGAGCTTCATGCGCAGGTCGCGCCAGATTTCGCGTTCTCCCTCCACTTCGGCGAGCCGCCCGAGGGCGTTGATGTAGTTGGTCTCGACACGCGGAAAGTCGTCCTCGGCCTGCGCGTAGACCATGCCGAATACGGCATCGGCGTCGGTCTTGCCGTACACATGCGCCACGCCGTACTGATCGCGCATGATGGTCACGCGCTTCGCCTGCTCGGCCCAGCGCGCGGACGGCGTGGTGGCCGGCTGCGCGGCGAGGGAGCCGGCCGGCGACAGCGAGGCCACCAACAGGAGCGCGGTGGCAGCAGAGCAACGAAGCGAAGGAGTCATGGCCTGGTGGGGGAAGCCGGGGGAGGGAGCGGCGGGCGGGCGGCCGGGGCCTGGTCGGCCACGGCCCGATACACGGAGATGGCGGTTTCCTCGAAGCGCGCGTGCGAGGCGGCACGAGGCAGCTGGTGCGTGGTGGCGTGCTCCGCCACGAGGATACGGGACCACGGCGCACGCTGCCACCGCTCAATGAGCCGGTCGAGCATGCGCGATTCGTACGGCGGGTCGGCAAAAGCCACGTCGTACCGATCGGGGGGCAGAATATCGGCGAAGGGGAGTGCGTCCTTCTTGTACACGCGCGTCTTCTCCATCACGCGCAGCGCCTTGATGTTGGCCTGCAGGGCGTGCAGACTGGCCGGCCGGAACTCCACGAAGTCCACGTACTTGGCGCCGCGCGAGAGGGCCTCGAGTCCCAGCGCTCCCGTGCCGGCGAACAGGTCGAGCACTCGCGCCCCCTCGAGGTCGTTGCGCAGCAGCTTCATCATGTGCACGCGCACCTCCTCGGCGGTGGGGCGCACCCGGAAGTCGTTGGGTGACGTGAGGGTACGTCCGCCGAATTTTCCGCCGACAATGCGCATGATCAGCCCGGTTCGTTGCGCATGTGATCGGCGAGCTGCTGCAGGCGCTCGCGCAGGAACGCTTTCAGCTCCTCGGGCGCATCGTGCTCGGCCAGCGCGCGATCCATGCACCAGAGCCACTCGTCGCGTTCGCGCGCGCCAATGGCGAAGGGGAAATGGCGCATGCGCAGCCGCGGGTGGCCGTACTCCTCCACATACAACTGCGGCCCGCCGGTCCAGCCGCTCATGAACTTGTAGAGCTTT
Above is a window of Gemmatimonas sp. DNA encoding:
- a CDS encoding RsmD family RNA methyltransferase, producing MRIVGGKFGGRTLTSPNDFRVRPTAEEVRVHMMKLLRNDLEGARVLDLFAGTGALGLEALSRGAKYVDFVEFRPASLHALQANIKALRVMEKTRVYKKDALPFADILPPDRYDVAFADPPYESRMLDRLIERWQRAPWSRILVAEHATTHQLPRAASHARFEETAISVYRAVADQAPAARPPLPPPASPTRP
- a CDS encoding group II truncated hemoglobin, producing MTTHFDQLGGDAGIRVLVDRFYDLMDTAPEAATIRTLHARNLKVSREKLYKFMSGWTGGPQLYVEEYGHPRLRMRHFPFAIGARERDEWLWCMDRALAEHDAPEELKAFLRERLQQLADHMRNEPG